Proteins co-encoded in one Oreochromis aureus strain Israel breed Guangdong linkage group 3, ZZ_aureus, whole genome shotgun sequence genomic window:
- the LOC120438232 gene encoding uncharacterized protein LOC120438232 — protein sequence MSLRTLKRRLKDAGMTRRTDFTPTDIVISTVTQELRGSGQLLGYRSMCQTLRQKYNLTVKRNDVMHILSRLDPYGVKRRCKRRFVRRGYFSEGPNQVWHVDGYDKLKPFGVAISACVDGFSRKVMWLNCGSSNNDPGVIAKYYMECVTRFGQLPACLRTDCGTENGTMAAIHCALRSDHGDELAGAHSHMYGTSTTNQRIESWWSSFRKQRTQFWIELFSDLRERHLFNGSHEHKCLLRYVFLNVLQKELDEYRDLWNTHTIRPVRQSCCPSGKPEAMYHLPHRYGGRQCGFQVPQEILHQFDDILPAQYSLCGDDNLQVHFTNLERQSELPRPVNWTTAVENYITLKNMTGL from the exons ATGAGTCTGAGAACATTAAAGAGGAGGCTAAAAGATGCTGGAATGACTAGAAGGACTGACTTTACTCCCACTGACATTGTCATTTCCACTGTTACACAAGAACTGAGAGGCTCAGGTCAGCTTCTGGGTTACAGATCCATGTGTCAGACACTGCGACAAAAGTATAATCTAACAGTTAAAAGAAATGATGTAATGCACATACTCTCAAGACTAGATCCATATGGTGTTAAGCGTCGCTGTAAACGCCGGTTTGTTCGAAGAGGATATTTTTCAGAAGGACCAAATCAAGTGTGGCATGTGGATGGATATGATAAGCTGAAACCCTTTGGTGTTGCTATTAGTGCATGTGTCGATGGATTTTCAAGGAAAGTTATGTGGCTCAACTGTGGCAGCTCAAATAATGACCCAGGTGTTATTGCAAAATATTATATGGAGTGCGTGACACGGTTTGGTCAACTTCCAGCATGCCTTCGTACAGACTGTGGCACAGAAAATGGCACAATGGCAGCCATTCACTGTGCTTTAAGATCAGACCATGGAGATGAACTTGCAGGAGCCCACAGTCATATGTATGGCACCTCAACTACAAATCAACGGATTGAAAGTTGGTGGTCTTCGTTCAGAAAGCAAAG AACTCAGTTCTGGATTGAACTCTTCAGTGACCTGAGGGAGAGGCATCTTTTCAACGGCAGTCATGAACATAAATGCCTTCTACGATATGTCTTCCTCAATGTCTTGCAAAAAGAGCTTGACGAGTACAGAGATCTCTGGAACACTCACACCATCCGACCTGTGCGCCAATCTTGTTGTCCATCTGGTAAACCAGAAGCCATGTATCACCTACCTCATAG GTATGGTGGAAGACAGTGTGGATTCCAAGTGCCTCAAGAAATCCTGCACCAGTTTGATGACATTCTACCTGCTCAGTACAGTCTATGTGGGGACGACAATCTCCAGGTTCATTTCACAAACTTGGAAAGACAGAGTGAGCTCCCTCGACCAGTCAACTGGACTACTGCAGTTGAAAATTATATAACACTCAAAAATATGACTGGACTTTAG
- the LOC116313817 gene encoding G2/M phase-specific E3 ubiquitin-protein ligase-like codes for MASTSGEHTTSYSIYTNIYAPVVIDSSSSDAEGEELQKENCDEPDGLTAADVISNLALKINKTSCSRFNINRANVWDGAYRGFRRSSYSPNSGMMVKFSDDVGLAEEAIDTAADENEYFYTGRMIAVSIVHGGPGPCCLSPNFFMYLVGKDKTFEAPIDDITDEEIKKALLEIKNATSLSELRVITEKHSSMLQTAGCYRFMRTLEDKKKVVADYIQWYFIYRNHLSIQSFREGLATLDFLNALEQHPSLFFSFMCYTETRLTADLLENIFHVQFGPPGSSRRQEETRVISYWQDYLLSVEERNGSLSLEDILMFATGLREIPPAAIQPKPRLLFQTTSRFPVADVCANTIKIPVLHSYEDFKKPWIMASRTLLGLGFPKISKLINVFVTVPN; via the exons ATGGCATCCACATCAGGAGAACATACTACAAGTTACAG TATCTATACCAATATCTATGCACCTGTCGTTATTGACAGCAGTTCTTCAGATGCTGAGGGAGAGGAGTTGCAAAAGGAAAACTG TGATGAACCTGATGGATTGACGGCTGCAGATGTCATCTCAAATCTGGCTCTGAAGATCAACAAAACCTCCTGTAGCAGATTCAACATTAACAGAGCCAATGTCTGGGATGGTGCCTACCGAGGCTTCAGAAGGTCTTCATATAGTCCCAACTCTGGCATGATGGTGAAATTCTCTGATGACGTGGGGCTGGCTGAAGAGGCAATAGACACAG CTGCAGATGAAAATGAATATTTCTACACTGGAAGAATGATTGCAGTTTCCATTGTCCATGGTGGTCCAGGGCCATGTTGTTTATCTCCAAACTTCTTTATGTACCTTGTTGGAAAAGACAAGACATTCGAGGCACCAATTGATGATATAACAGATGAAGAAATCAAGAAGGCTCTACTAGAG ATAAAGAATGCAACATCTCTAAGTGAGCTCCGAGTAATCACAGAAAAACACTCAAGCATGCTCCAGACAGCAGGATGCTATCGATTCATGAGGACACTGGAGGATAAGAAGAAGGTAGTAGCGGATTACATTCAGTGGTACTTCATCTACCGAAACCATCTTTCCATCCAAAG TTTCAGAGAGGGTCTAGCAACACTGGATTTTCTAAACGCCCTGGAACAGCATCCTTCACTCTTCTTCTCATTCATGTGCTACACTGAGACCAGGCTGACAGCTGATCTTCTGGAGAACATCTTTCATGTGCAATTTGGTCCACCTGGCAGCTCTAGGCGTCAAGAGGAGACAAGAGTAATAAGCTACTGGCAAGACTATCTGCTTTCTGTAGAAG AGAGAAATGGAAGTCTGTCTCTTGAAGACATTCTTATGTTTGCAACTGGACTGAGGGAAATTCCTCCTGCAGCAATTCAGCCAAAGCCACGGCTTCTTTTCCAGACCACTTCACGCTTCCCTGTAGCAGATGTCTGTGCAAATACTATCAAGATCCCAGTGTTACACAGTTATGAGGACTTCAAGAAGCCATGGATTATGGCATCCAGAACTCTCCTGGGTTTGGGCTTCCCTAAG ATCTCCAAATTAATCAACGTGTTTGTTACAGTACCTAATTAA